The Flaviramulus sp. BrNp1-15 genome has a window encoding:
- the leuC gene encoding 3-isopropylmalate dehydratase large subunit, producing MSNTLFDKVWDSHVVRKIDGGPDVFFIDRHFIHEVTSPVAFLGLKNRGLKVLYPERTFATADHNTPTINQHLPVEDPLSANQLKALENNANEYGISHWGLGHKKNGIVHVVGPENGITFPGATIVCGDSHTSTHGAFGAIAFGIGTSEVEMVLSTQCIMQPKPKKMRININGTLGKAVTPKDVALFIISKLTTSGATGYFVEYAGDVFENMTMEGRMTVCNLSIEMGARGGMIAPDETTFAYLKDKPLSLKGEAWDKAVAHWRTLKTDEGATFDKELTFSAAEIEPMITYGTNPGMGIGISKHIPNAEAVEGGVATYKKSLDYMGYGENDSMIGKQVDYVFLGSCTNGRIEDFRAFASIIKGKKKADHVTAWLVPGSHEVEDKIKEEGILDIITEAGFTLRQPGCSACLAMNDDKIPAGKYAVSTSNRNFEGRQGPGSRTMLASPLVAAAAAVTGVVTDPRELL from the coding sequence ATGAGTAATACATTATTTGACAAAGTATGGGATTCGCATGTTGTAAGAAAGATTGATGGCGGACCAGATGTGTTTTTTATAGACCGTCATTTTATACATGAAGTAACTAGTCCTGTTGCATTTTTAGGATTAAAAAATAGAGGTTTAAAAGTATTATATCCAGAGCGTACATTTGCTACTGCCGATCATAATACACCAACAATAAACCAGCATTTACCGGTAGAAGATCCGTTATCTGCTAATCAATTAAAAGCTTTAGAAAACAATGCTAATGAGTATGGTATTAGTCACTGGGGCTTAGGTCACAAAAAGAATGGTATTGTGCACGTTGTTGGACCTGAAAACGGAATTACGTTCCCTGGAGCAACCATAGTTTGTGGAGATTCACATACATCAACACACGGAGCTTTTGGTGCCATTGCTTTTGGTATTGGAACATCAGAGGTAGAAATGGTGCTATCTACGCAATGTATTATGCAGCCTAAACCTAAAAAAATGCGTATCAATATCAACGGAACGCTTGGTAAGGCTGTAACTCCAAAAGATGTTGCGCTTTTTATTATTTCAAAATTAACAACTTCTGGAGCAACAGGTTATTTTGTTGAATATGCAGGTGATGTTTTTGAAAACATGACTATGGAAGGCCGTATGACCGTTTGTAACCTATCTATTGAAATGGGTGCACGTGGTGGTATGATTGCTCCAGACGAAACTACTTTTGCTTACTTAAAAGACAAACCATTATCTCTTAAAGGTGAAGCTTGGGATAAAGCCGTTGCACATTGGAGAACTTTAAAAACTGATGAAGGTGCTACATTTGATAAAGAATTAACTTTTTCTGCTGCTGAAATTGAGCCTATGATTACATACGGAACAAATCCGGGGATGGGTATTGGTATTTCTAAGCATATTCCAAATGCTGAAGCTGTTGAAGGTGGTGTTGCTACCTACAAAAAGTCTTTAGATTATATGGGTTATGGAGAAAATGATTCTATGATTGGAAAACAGGTAGATTATGTATTTTTAGGAAGTTGTACCAACGGTAGAATTGAAGATTTTAGAGCGTTTGCGTCAATTATTAAAGGTAAGAAAAAAGCAGACCATGTTACAGCTTGGTTAGTTCCTGGTTCGCATGAGGTTGAAGATAAAATTAAAGAAGAAGGTATTTTAGATATTATTACCGAAGCTGGATTTACGTTAAGACAACCTGGTTGTTCTGCATGTTTGGCTATGAATGATGATAAAATTCCTGCTGGAAAATATGCAGTAAGTACCTCAAACAGAAACTTTGAAGGACGCCAAGGTCCAGGTTCTAGAACTATGCTTGCTAGTCCGTTAGTGGCTGCCGCTGCTGCAGTAACAGGTGTAGTAACAGACCCAAGAGAATTATTATAA
- a CDS encoding acyl-CoA thioesterase, producing MRFHTRKWIKPEDLNANGTLFGGRLLEWIDEEAALYTIIQLENQKVVTKYMSEIDFKASARQGDIIEIGIEVVKFGKASLTLSCEVRNKMTRETIITISNIVMVNLGPDGKALPHGKTEVEFVADRLD from the coding sequence ATGAGATTTCATACCAGAAAATGGATTAAACCAGAAGATTTAAATGCTAACGGAACACTGTTTGGAGGTCGTTTACTTGAATGGATAGACGAGGAAGCAGCGCTTTATACTATCATACAATTAGAGAACCAAAAGGTGGTTACTAAATACATGAGTGAAATAGATTTTAAAGCATCAGCAAGACAAGGAGATATTATAGAAATAGGTATTGAAGTTGTTAAATTTGGTAAAGCTTCTTTAACTTTAAGTTGTGAGGTTAGAAATAAAATGACACGTGAAACTATTATAACCATTTCTAATATTGTTATGGTAAATTTAGGTCCAGATGGAAAAGCATTACCACATGGAAAAACAGAAGTGGAATTTGTTGCCGATAGGTTAGACTAA
- a CDS encoding DUF72 domain-containing protein — protein MKFGSVDNPENIDFTLPKDHPDTKRVLNKVKDDNIPEIYVGCAKWNRADLKGFYPRGTKDELVYYSSQFNSIELNATFYRIFPADQFSTWYKKTPDGFKFFPKLNQEISHWKRLNETKDVVENYLYNASNLKEKLGTIFLQMHNNFAPKDFDRVVNFVEEWPKEIPLAIEFRHTDWYNDKAIAEDLYQLLETNNISNVIVDTAGRRDLMHMRLTNATAFVRYVGANHASDYSRLDDWVECLKLWKEQGIKEIDFFIHQNIEKESPLLSAYFIKKINSEFGYSLKIPNEDDQQQLF, from the coding sequence ATGAAATTCGGATCTGTAGATAACCCAGAAAATATTGATTTTACTTTACCAAAAGACCATCCTGATACTAAAAGAGTTCTTAATAAAGTTAAGGATGACAATATCCCTGAGATATACGTTGGATGCGCAAAATGGAATAGGGCAGACCTAAAAGGATTTTACCCAAGAGGTACAAAAGACGAGTTGGTATATTATTCGTCACAATTTAATTCTATAGAACTTAATGCAACGTTTTATAGAATTTTTCCAGCGGATCAATTTTCAACGTGGTATAAAAAAACGCCTGATGGATTTAAGTTTTTTCCTAAACTAAATCAAGAAATAAGTCATTGGAAACGATTAAACGAAACTAAAGATGTGGTTGAAAATTACTTGTACAACGCATCAAATTTAAAAGAAAAATTAGGCACCATTTTTTTGCAGATGCATAATAATTTTGCTCCAAAAGACTTTGATAGAGTTGTAAATTTTGTTGAAGAATGGCCCAAAGAAATACCGTTAGCTATTGAATTTAGACACACAGATTGGTATAACGATAAAGCCATTGCAGAAGATTTGTATCAACTTTTAGAAACAAACAACATATCTAATGTTATTGTTGATACTGCGGGAAGACGCGATTTAATGCATATGCGTTTAACTAATGCTACAGCTTTTGTAAGATATGTTGGTGCAAACCATGCAAGCGATTATTCGCGTTTGGATGATTGGGTAGAGTGCTTAAAACTCTGGAAAGAGCAAGGAATAAAAGAAATAGATTTTTTTATACATCAAAATATAGAGAAAGAATCTCCTTTGCTTTCTGCTTACTTTATAAAGAAAATAAATTCAGAGTTTGGGTATTCACTTAAAATTCCAAATGAAGACGATCAACAACAACTTTTTTAA
- a CDS encoding DUF3817 domain-containing protein: MFTFLNIFRIVALLEGVSYILLLFIATPIKYLAGDPSYVKLLGMPHGILFMLYIVMAFMLRKDLNWNNKQFKQVLLASIIPFGTFYIDKKYLKNAVK; encoded by the coding sequence ATGTTTACATTCTTAAATATATTCAGAATTGTCGCTCTTTTAGAGGGTGTTTCTTATATTTTATTACTGTTTATAGCTACTCCTATTAAATATCTAGCAGGTGATCCTTCATATGTTAAACTCTTAGGAATGCCTCATGGTATTTTGTTTATGCTTTACATAGTTATGGCATTTATGTTAAGAAAAGACCTTAACTGGAACAACAAACAATTTAAGCAAGTGCTTTTAGCTTCTATAATTCCATTTGGAACCTTTTATATTGATAAAAAGTATTTAAAAAACGCAGTAAAATAA
- a CDS encoding glyoxalase produces the protein MNTRDFNLKSIRPEISTATIHDNMSSDERFQNLVLRPIIKLQNDLLVEVFRNYIAKHKSVFYDLSLEKRTDYIENAIQKDMKFRNSLKGMIIGQFTVEEYLLYIKNSSALNKRMMNIVKERLLSNIQLFEKPELLAAV, from the coding sequence ATGAACACAAGAGACTTTAATTTAAAAAGTATTCGTCCTGAAATTTCAACAGCTACAATACATGACAACATGAGTAGCGATGAACGTTTTCAAAATTTAGTTTTGCGCCCCATTATTAAGTTACAAAACGATTTATTAGTAGAAGTTTTTAGAAATTATATAGCAAAACACAAATCTGTTTTTTATGATTTATCGTTAGAAAAGCGAACAGATTATATTGAAAACGCTATTCAAAAAGATATGAAATTCAGAAACTCTTTAAAAGGTATGATTATTGGCCAGTTTACAGTTGAGGAATATTTGCTCTACATTAAAAACTCATCGGCTTTAAATAAACGCATGATGAATATTGTTAAGGAACGTTTGCTAAGCAATATTCAACTTTTTGAAAAACCTGAATTGTTAGCTGCGGTTTAG
- a CDS encoding DUF3575 domain-containing protein — translation MIDKLLSISKKYLVLGLLIVFPFITLSQTSIKGNALTALIAVPNFGAEFTIGEKTTFQVDAAASFWTIDGVPMKFILLFPEFRYYTKESGYGFFFGAHIGGGKYKLQKPQYFDTDYYQDGYSLFYGMTIGYQFILNERLNLELFLGGGSQQAYYKGYSLETGEREDGATNYNKSGEFLPYRGGLMLVYKLK, via the coding sequence ATGATAGATAAATTATTAAGCATTAGTAAAAAATACCTTGTTTTAGGGTTATTAATTGTATTTCCTTTTATTACGTTATCTCAAACAAGTATTAAAGGTAACGCGCTTACAGCATTAATTGCTGTTCCTAATTTTGGTGCAGAATTTACCATAGGAGAAAAAACAACCTTTCAAGTAGATGCCGCAGCCTCATTTTGGACAATTGATGGTGTGCCCATGAAATTTATTTTACTTTTTCCTGAGTTTAGATATTATACAAAAGAAAGTGGTTATGGCTTTTTTTTTGGAGCTCATATAGGAGGTGGTAAATATAAATTACAAAAACCACAATATTTTGATACCGATTATTACCAAGATGGATACAGTCTATTTTATGGTATGACTATTGGCTATCAGTTTATATTAAATGAACGATTAAATCTAGAATTATTTCTAGGAGGAGGGAGCCAGCAAGCGTACTATAAAGGCTACTCATTAGAAACAGGTGAACGAGAAGATGGTGCTACAAACTACAATAAAAGTGGTGAGTTTTTACCTTACAGAGGAGGCTTGATGCTTGTTTATAAACTCAAGTAA
- a CDS encoding DUF2461 domain-containing protein, whose amino-acid sequence MNPTVPKSVFTFFNKLEKNNNRDWFNEHKPEFKAIEGEVKLFYNKVLEDLNKHDDIDKLKIFRIYRDVRFSKNKLPYKTHFGGSFHRTKPKLRGGYYLHIQPNNESFLATGFWEPAPADLLRIRKEFEMDDEEIRDILANKNFNSIWGNSFVGDEVKTAPKGFSKDHKAIDLIKKKQYIFTKKYTDAEVLNANFINEIDRAFKAVRPYFDYMSDVLTTDLNGVSLV is encoded by the coding sequence ATGAATCCAACCGTACCAAAATCTGTTTTTACATTTTTTAATAAATTAGAAAAAAATAATAATCGTGATTGGTTTAACGAGCATAAACCAGAATTTAAAGCTATAGAAGGCGAAGTAAAACTATTCTATAACAAAGTTCTTGAAGATTTAAACAAGCATGACGATATAGATAAGCTTAAAATATTCAGAATTTATAGAGATGTACGTTTTTCAAAAAACAAATTGCCTTACAAAACACATTTTGGTGGTTCGTTTCATCGTACAAAACCAAAGTTAAGAGGTGGCTATTATTTACATATTCAACCCAATAATGAAAGTTTTTTAGCTACAGGCTTCTGGGAACCTGCTCCTGCCGATTTATTACGTATTCGCAAAGAATTTGAAATGGATGATGAAGAAATTAGAGACATATTAGCTAATAAAAATTTCAATTCAATTTGGGGAAACTCTTTTGTAGGAGATGAAGTTAAAACTGCACCAAAAGGCTTTAGTAAAGACCATAAAGCTATAGATTTAATAAAAAAGAAACAATATATTTTTACTAAAAAGTATACTGATGCAGAAGTTTTAAATGCAAATTTTATAAATGAAATTGATAGAGCTTTTAAAGCTGTTAGACCATATTTTGATTATATGAGTGATGTATTGACTACCGATTTAAATGGTGTTTCTTTGGTATAG
- a CDS encoding mechanosensitive ion channel family protein, translated as MDKIQHLLYDYFLSTGFSEATAKYLNMLLLLVALIVLVFIVDFIIRKLLINAFVQFAIRSKTNFDDFLISNKVPRNVAHIIPLLITLEFFPTVFFDFPAFENVVEKGLQVFAIILTLWIVRSLLNTLKDYFKTLPRLKDKPIDSYIQVFMIFAWVAGFMSAIAIITGIPFLKFVTGLGAISAVLILVFKDTILGFVASIQVSINDMVRIGDWITFEKYGADGDVIEITLATVKVQNFDKTITTIPTYALISDSFKNWRGMTSSNGRRIKRALNIKLESVKYLSDSDIENLKKIQLLTSYLNKRQTDISTYNQNHDIDKSLLLNGRNLTNIGIFRKYVDTYLKNNSAINKEMTIMVRQLEPTSQGIPIELYAFSKDKRWENYEYIIADIFDHLIASLPYFNLEVFELPSSSSFKS; from the coding sequence ATGGATAAAATTCAACATTTACTGTATGATTATTTCTTATCTACTGGGTTTTCAGAGGCAACGGCTAAGTATTTAAACATGCTATTGCTATTGGTAGCTCTTATAGTTTTAGTTTTTATTGTTGATTTTATTATTAGAAAATTACTCATTAATGCGTTTGTTCAATTTGCTATTAGATCTAAAACCAATTTTGACGATTTCTTAATTTCCAATAAAGTACCAAGGAATGTAGCGCATATCATTCCCTTACTGATAACTTTAGAATTTTTTCCTACCGTTTTTTTTGATTTTCCTGCCTTTGAAAATGTTGTTGAAAAAGGGTTACAGGTGTTTGCTATTATTCTAACACTTTGGATTGTAAGAAGTCTGTTAAATACTCTAAAAGATTACTTTAAAACGCTACCGCGTTTAAAAGACAAACCTATAGATAGTTACATACAGGTATTTATGATATTTGCCTGGGTTGCAGGTTTCATGTCGGCAATTGCTATTATTACTGGCATTCCGTTCTTAAAATTTGTAACAGGTCTTGGTGCTATTTCGGCTGTACTTATTTTAGTTTTTAAAGACACCATTTTAGGTTTTGTAGCTAGTATTCAAGTATCTATAAACGATATGGTGCGTATTGGAGATTGGATAACTTTTGAGAAATATGGTGCCGATGGCGATGTTATAGAAATTACTTTAGCTACGGTAAAGGTTCAAAATTTTGATAAAACCATTACCACAATCCCTACTTACGCTCTAATTTCTGATTCGTTTAAAAACTGGCGTGGTATGACGAGTTCTAACGGTAGACGAATAAAAAGAGCCTTAAATATAAAGTTAGAAAGTGTTAAATATCTATCTGATTCAGATATTGAAAATCTCAAGAAAATTCAGCTTTTAACATCATACCTAAATAAAAGACAAACTGATATATCAACTTATAATCAAAACCATGATATTGATAAATCGCTTTTATTAAATGGTAGAAACCTTACTAATATTGGTATTTTTAGAAAATATGTTGATACATACTTAAAAAACAATTCTGCCATAAATAAAGAAATGACCATTATGGTGCGTCAATTAGAACCTACTTCACAAGGTATTCCTATTGAATTATATGCCTTTAGTAAAGATAAACGTTGGGAAAATTATGAATATATTATAGCAGATATTTTCGACCACCTAATTGCTTCATTACCTTATTTTAACCTTGAAGTGTTCGAATTACCAAGTAGTTCTAGTTTTAAATCCTAA
- a CDS encoding TonB-dependent receptor plug domain-containing protein: MKNIILILLFSCIAFFSCKSQKTDDLVLHTARQPANEVMVTNAEVSLADYLRRIAGVVVKGSGPDSIVLVRSGGNSIVNSSEPLFLINGIPYNGDFRSLSNVISVADIKSIQVYKDASDTSFYGVRGANGVINIKLN, from the coding sequence ATGAAAAATATAATTTTAATATTACTTTTCAGTTGTATTGCCTTTTTTAGCTGTAAATCTCAAAAAACAGACGATTTAGTTTTACATACTGCTAGACAACCAGCAAATGAAGTTATGGTTACTAATGCAGAAGTTTCTTTAGCCGATTATTTACGTCGTATCGCTGGTGTAGTTGTTAAAGGCTCTGGTCCAGATTCTATAGTTCTTGTTCGCTCAGGAGGAAATTCAATAGTAAACAGTTCAGAACCTCTATTTTTAATCAACGGAATCCCATATAATGGTGATTTTAGAAGTCTTTCAAACGTTATTTCTGTTGCCGATATAAAATCTATTCAAGTTTATAAAGATGCTTCAGATACATCGTTTTACGGAGTTCGTGGAGCAAATGGTGTTATTAATATTAAATTAAACTAA
- the leuD gene encoding 3-isopropylmalate dehydratase small subunit → MAYDKFNILTSTAVPLPLENVDTDQIIPARFLKATERKGFGDNLFRDWRYNNDNTPKESFVLNNPIYSGKILVGGKNFGSGSSREHAAWAVYDYGFRCVVSSFFADIFRNNCLNVGVLPVQVSPEFSEQIFEEIYKDPNTEIEVNLQEQTITIKSTGAQESFEINSYKKDNMLNGFDDIDYLQSMKGEIESFANDLML, encoded by the coding sequence ATGGCTTACGATAAATTCAATATATTAACAAGTACTGCGGTTCCATTACCGTTAGAAAATGTAGATACCGATCAAATTATACCAGCACGTTTCTTAAAAGCTACAGAGCGTAAAGGTTTTGGAGATAACTTATTTAGAGATTGGAGGTATAATAATGATAATACCCCAAAAGAAAGTTTTGTATTAAACAATCCTATTTACTCTGGTAAAATATTGGTTGGTGGTAAAAACTTTGGTTCTGGTTCTTCAAGAGAGCACGCTGCATGGGCGGTTTATGATTACGGATTCCGTTGTGTAGTATCTAGTTTCTTTGCAGATATTTTTAGAAACAACTGTTTAAATGTTGGTGTATTGCCTGTACAGGTAAGTCCGGAATTTTCAGAACAAATCTTTGAAGAAATTTACAAAGATCCTAACACTGAGATTGAAGTAAATCTTCAGGAACAAACTATAACAATCAAATCAACTGGTGCTCAAGAATCTTTTGAGATAAATAGTTACAAGAAAGATAATATGCTAAATGGTTTTGATGATATTGATTATCTTCAAAGCATGAAAGGTGAAATTGAATCTTTTGCAAATGATTTGATGCTATAA
- a CDS encoding alpha-isopropylmalate synthase regulatory domain-containing protein, producing the protein MALRRIEIMDTTLRDGEQTSGVSFSASEKLTIAKLLLEELKVDRIEIASARVSEGEFQAVKDITEWAKENDYLNKVEVLTFVDKGVSIDWMIEAGAKVQNLLTKGSLNHLTHQLKKTPNQHFKEISENIYLAQEKGIITNVYLEDWSNGMRNSKDYVFEYLEFLSTQPVKRIMLPDTLGVLTPKESYEFVKEIKELYPNLHFDFHAHNDYDLGVSNAIEGVRAGANGLHLTINGMGERAGNAPMASTIAVINDFMPDVETGVNEKVLYTVSKLVENFSGVMIPSNKPVIGANVFTQTAGIHADGDNKKNLYFSDLLPERFGRKRQYALGKASGKANIQKNLHELGLQLNDEDLRKVTQRIIELGDKKQVVTKEDLPYIISDVLDRTYEEKVKVNSYVLTHSKGLKPSTTVSITIENETFEENAQGDGQFDAFMNAIKNVFKRKKMVLPDLIDYAVRIPPGSHSDALCETIITWKNREKEFKTRGLDSDQTVSAIKATEKMLNIITN; encoded by the coding sequence ATGGCACTAAGAAGAATAGAAATAATGGATACGACATTACGCGACGGTGAACAAACCTCGGGTGTGTCGTTTTCTGCTTCTGAAAAATTAACCATTGCCAAACTTTTATTAGAAGAATTAAAAGTTGACCGCATAGAAATAGCCTCTGCAAGAGTTTCTGAAGGTGAGTTTCAAGCGGTAAAAGATATTACTGAGTGGGCTAAAGAAAATGATTATTTAAACAAAGTAGAAGTATTAACTTTTGTAGATAAAGGGGTGTCCATCGATTGGATGATTGAAGCCGGAGCAAAGGTTCAAAATCTACTCACTAAAGGTTCATTAAACCATTTAACTCATCAGCTTAAAAAAACTCCAAATCAACACTTTAAAGAAATTTCAGAAAACATTTATTTAGCACAAGAAAAAGGTATAATAACCAATGTGTATTTAGAAGATTGGAGTAACGGTATGCGTAACTCTAAAGACTACGTTTTTGAATATTTAGAGTTCTTATCAACGCAACCCGTTAAACGCATTATGCTTCCGGATACTTTAGGGGTTTTAACACCTAAAGAATCATACGAATTTGTAAAAGAAATAAAAGAATTGTACCCAAATTTACATTTCGATTTCCATGCACATAACGATTATGATTTGGGTGTTTCTAATGCCATTGAGGGTGTTAGGGCAGGAGCAAATGGTTTGCATCTAACTATCAATGGTATGGGAGAGCGTGCAGGTAATGCACCAATGGCAAGTACTATTGCTGTGATTAACGATTTTATGCCAGATGTTGAAACCGGAGTAAACGAAAAAGTGCTATATACTGTAAGTAAGTTGGTTGAAAACTTTTCTGGAGTTATGATACCTTCAAACAAACCTGTAATTGGCGCTAATGTATTTACCCAAACTGCTGGTATTCATGCAGATGGTGACAATAAAAAGAATTTATATTTTTCTGATTTGTTACCAGAACGTTTTGGTAGAAAACGCCAATATGCTTTAGGAAAAGCTTCAGGGAAAGCTAATATTCAAAAGAATTTACATGAGTTAGGTCTTCAACTTAATGATGAGGATTTAAGAAAAGTTACCCAGCGTATTATTGAACTTGGCGATAAAAAGCAAGTGGTTACCAAAGAAGACTTGCCTTATATTATTTCAGATGTTTTAGATAGAACTTATGAAGAAAAAGTAAAGGTTAACTCTTATGTTCTAACACATTCTAAGGGTTTAAAACCATCTACAACGGTTTCAATCACTATAGAAAATGAAACTTTTGAAGAAAACGCGCAAGGTGACGGACAATTTGATGCGTTTATGAATGCCATCAAAAATGTTTTCAAAAGAAAAAAAATGGTGTTACCAGATTTAATAGATTATGCTGTAAGAATCCCACCAGGAAGTCATTCTGATGCATTATGTGAAACCATTATTACCTGGAAAAACCGTGAAAAAGAATTTAAAACACGTGGTTTAGATTCCGATCAAACGGTTTCGGCTATTAAAGCCACAGAAAAAATGCTAAATATTATTACTAATTAA
- the leuB gene encoding 3-isopropylmalate dehydrogenase: MKFNIALLAGDGIGPEVIEQAVKVSDAVAKKFGHEITWKPALTGAAAIDAVGEPYPDETHNVCVASDAVLFGAIGHPRFDNDPSAKVRPEQGLLKMRKKLGLFANVRPTFTFPSLIDKSPLKKERIEGTDLVFLRELTGGIYFGEKGRRDEGETAYDNCVYTRAEVQRLAKKGFELAMTRSKKLCCVDKANVLETSRLWRETVQAMEKDYPEVEVSYEFVDAVAMRLVQWPNSYDVLITENLFGDILTDEASVISGSMGLMPSASMGSDIALFEPIHGSYPQATGKNIANPLATVLSAAMMFETAFNLPEEGKAIREVVNKSLAEGIVTEDLANGGKSYGTKEVGDWLAANI; this comes from the coding sequence ATGAAATTTAATATTGCCCTTTTAGCCGGAGACGGTATAGGACCAGAAGTTATAGAACAAGCAGTAAAAGTAAGTGATGCTGTTGCTAAAAAATTCGGACATGAAATTACTTGGAAACCAGCTTTAACAGGTGCTGCTGCTATTGACGCTGTAGGAGAACCGTATCCTGACGAAACACACAATGTTTGTGTAGCTTCTGATGCTGTGTTATTTGGTGCTATTGGGCATCCACGTTTTGATAATGACCCTTCTGCAAAAGTTCGTCCGGAGCAAGGTTTATTAAAAATGCGTAAAAAGTTAGGCTTGTTCGCCAATGTGCGTCCAACCTTTACATTTCCTTCATTAATAGATAAATCACCTCTTAAAAAAGAACGTATTGAAGGTACCGATTTAGTGTTTCTACGTGAATTAACCGGTGGTATTTACTTTGGAGAAAAGGGTAGAAGAGATGAAGGTGAAACAGCATACGATAACTGCGTATATACTAGAGCAGAAGTACAACGTTTGGCAAAAAAAGGTTTTGAATTAGCTATGACACGTTCTAAAAAATTGTGTTGTGTAGATAAAGCTAATGTTTTAGAAACTTCTCGTTTATGGCGTGAAACAGTTCAGGCTATGGAAAAAGATTATCCAGAAGTAGAAGTAAGCTATGAGTTTGTTGATGCAGTAGCAATGCGTTTAGTACAATGGCCAAATAGTTATGATGTTTTAATTACAGAAAACTTATTTGGAGATATTTTAACTGATGAAGCTTCAGTAATTTCTGGGTCTATGGGATTAATGCCATCAGCATCTATGGGAAGTGATATTGCTTTATTTGAACCAATTCATGGGTCTTATCCACAAGCTACCGGAAAAAATATAGCAAACCCATTAGCAACAGTGCTTTCTGCAGCTATGATGTTTGAAACAGCATTTAATTTACCAGAAGAAGGTAAAGCAATTAGAGAGGTTGTAAACAAATCATTAGCTGAAGGTATTGTAACCGAAGATTTAGCTAACGGAGGTAAATCATACGGAACAAAAGAAGTAGGAGACTGGTTAGCAGCAAATATTTAA
- a CDS encoding YqaA family protein has translation MKPKSKAEKSRLQLLHQYYNYTGFYKFVWNAIVKALPYVIAIVAAVYIINHFFDINKALTQLTEILPAYGVLSFFFVSETLLGLVPPEIFIAWAGKMYSPWFYLGLLAFLSYGGGLLAYWMGRTITKIPSVHNYLEVKMEKQLKNSKKWGGFLIVVGALLPLPFSISCIAAGLIEFPFKNVMAYGSLRLLRFAIYGIIIFNVL, from the coding sequence ATGAAACCTAAATCTAAAGCAGAAAAATCTCGTCTGCAATTATTACATCAATACTATAACTATACTGGCTTTTATAAGTTTGTTTGGAATGCTATAGTTAAAGCATTACCATATGTTATTGCTATTGTTGCTGCGGTTTACATAATAAATCATTTTTTTGATATTAATAAAGCCTTAACTCAACTTACCGAAATCTTACCAGCTTATGGTGTATTGAGTTTCTTTTTTGTTTCAGAAACACTTTTAGGTCTTGTTCCACCAGAAATTTTTATTGCCTGGGCAGGAAAAATGTATAGTCCGTGGTTTTATTTGGGGCTTTTAGCCTTTTTATCTTATGGTGGCGGACTTTTAGCATATTGGATGGGACGCACTATTACCAAAATACCTTCGGTACATAACTACTTAGAGGTAAAAATGGAAAAACAGCTTAAAAACTCTAAAAAATGGGGTGGTTTTTTAATAGTTGTTGGTGCTTTATTGCCACTACCCTTTTCTATATCTTGTATTGCAGCTGGTCTTATTGAATTTCCGTTTAAAAATGTTATGGCTTACGGCTCTTTAAGATTATTACGCTTTGCTATTTATGGTATTATTATTTTTAATGTACTCTAA